From Doryrhamphus excisus isolate RoL2022-K1 chromosome 22, RoL_Dexc_1.0, whole genome shotgun sequence, one genomic window encodes:
- the LOC131109397 gene encoding myosin-7-like isoform X2, translated as MGDAEMSVFGSAASYLRKSEKERMEASTRPFDIKKECFIPDQVEEFVKASITGRDGDSVTVQTQHGKTVTVKESQVLQQNPPKFDKIEDMAMLTFLHEPAVLFNLKERYAAWMIYTYSGLFCVTVNPYKWLPVYDKEVVVAYRGKKRSEAPPHIFSISDNAYQYMLADRENQSILITGESGAGKTVNTKRVIQYFASIAAGGGKKDANAKDKGTLEDQIIQANPALEAFGNAKTIRNDNSSRFGKFIRIHFDTRGKLASADIETYLLEKSRVIFQLKAERDYHIFYQILSNKKPEILEMLLITNNPYDYAFISQGETQVASIDDADELMATDSAFDVLGFTQEEKNSVYKLTGAIMHYGNMKFKQKQREEQAEADGTEDADKAAYLMGLNSADLIKGLCHPRVKVGNEWVTKGQNVAQVNYAVGALSKAVYEKMFLWMVVRINQSLETKQPRQYFIGVLDIAGFEIFDFNTFEQLCINFTNEKLQQFFNHHMFVLEQEEYKKEGIEWTFIDFGMDLQACIDLIEKPMGIMSILEEECMFPKASDATFKAKLYDNHLGKSSNFQKPRIVKGKPEAHFALMHYAGTVDYNISNWLVKNKDPLNETVVGLYQKSTMKLLALLFANYAGADSAMSEGSEGKKEKKRKGSSFQTVSALHRENLNKLMTNLRSTHPHFVRCIIPNETKTPGAMENPLVMHQLRCNGVLEGIRICRKGFPNRILYGDFKQRYRILNPAAIPEGQFIDSRKGAEKLLGSLDIDHNQYKFGHTKVFFKAGLLGLLEEMRDERLSKIITAIQARSRGLLSRIEYQKMVERRDALLVIQWNIRSFMGVKNWPWMKLFFKIKPLLRSAEAEKEMANMKEEFLKLKEAYAKSEARRKELEEKMVSLLQEKNDLQLQVQAEQDNLCDAEERCEGLIKNKIQLEAKAKELTERLEDEEEMNAELMAKKRKLEDECAELKKDIDDLELTLAKVEKEKHATENKVKNLIEEMAALDEIIAKLTKEKKALQEAHQQTLDDLQCEEDKVNTLTKAKSKLEQQVDDLEGSLEQEKKVRMDLERAKRKLEGDLKLTQETVMDLENDKQQLEERLKKKDFEMSQLNGKIEDEQAVIIQLQKKLKELQARVEELEEELEAERAARAKVEKQRADLARELEEISERLEEAGGATSVQIEMNKKREAEFQKLRRDLEEATLQHEATAATLRKKQADSVADLGEQIDNLQRVKQKLEKEKSELRLELDDVVSNMEQIAKSKTHLEKTNRTLEDQMNDYRNKCDECQRSLNDFSTQKAKLQAENDEYSRQLEEKDSLISQLTRGKNSYNQQLEDLKRQLEEEIKAKNALAHAVQSSRHDCDLLREQYEEEQEAKAELQRGMSKANSEVAQWRTKYETDAIQRTEELEEAKKKLAQRLQDAEEAVEAVNAKCSSLEKTKHRLQNEIEDLMVDVERSNAAAAALDKKQRNFDKIVSEWKQKYEESQCELEGSQKEARSLSTELFKLKNSYEESLDHLETVKRENKNLQEEISDLTEQLSEGGKTIHELEKVRKQLDQEKGEIQSGLEEAEASLEHEEGKILRAQLEFNQMKAEMERKLAEKDEEMEQSKRNLQRTVDTLQGSLEAECRSRNEALRLKKKMEGDLNEMEIQLSQANRQAAEAQKQLKSVHAHLKDCQIQLDESLRANDDLKENIAIVERRNNLIQAELEELRAALEQTERSRKLAEQELLDVSERVQLLHSQNTALINQKKKLEADTSQLQTEVEDAVQECRNAEEKAKKAITDAAMMAEELKKEQDTSAHLERMKKNMEQTIKDLQHRLDEAEQIAMKGGKKQVQKLEARVRELENEVEMEQKRSSEAVKGVRKYERRIKELTYQTEEDRKNLARLQDLVDKLQLKVKAYKRVAEESEEQANVHLGKFRKLQHELDEAEERADIAESQVNKLRAKSRDAGSKKGFEEE; from the exons ATGGGCGATGCGGAGATGTCCGTGTTCGGGTCGGCCGCCTCCTACCTGCGGAAGTCGGAGAAAGAGCGCATGGAGGCTTCCACTCGTCCTTTTGACATCAAGAAGGAGTGCTTCATCCCCgaccaggtggaggagtttgtcAAGGCTTCCATCACCGGCCGAGACGGAGACAGCGTGACTGTGCAGACGCAGCACGGCAAG ACTGTGACCGTCAAAGAATCCCAGGTTCTACAACAGAATCCTCCAAAATTTGACAAGATTGAGGACATGGCAATGTTGACGTTCCTCCATGAGCCTGCTGTGCTGTTTAACCTCAAAGAGCGTTATGCAGCGTGGATGATCTAT ACCTACTCTGGGCTCTTCTGTGTCACGGTCAACCCCTACAAGTGGCTGCCGGTCTACGACAAGGAGGTGGTGGTGGCCTACAGGGGAAAGAAGAGGAGTGAAGCTCCTCCTCACATCTTCTCCATCTCTGACAACGCCTACCAGTACATGCTGGCAG ATCGTGAAAACCAGTCAATTCTGATCAC CGGAGAATCCGGTGCAGGAAAGACTGTCAACACAAAGCGTGTCATCCAGTACTTTGCAAGCATTGCGGCGGGGGGCGGCAAGAAAGACGCCAACGCCAAAGACAAG GGTACCCTGGAGGATCAAATCATCCAAGCTAACCCCGCTTTAGAGGCTTTCGGGAATGCCAAAACAATCAGGAACGACAACTCCTCTCGATTT GGTAAATTCATCCGAATTCACTTTGATACGAGAGGAAAGTTGGCCTCTGCTGATATTGAAACGT accttctggaaaagTCTCGTGTGATCTTCCAGCTTAAGGCTGAGAGAGATTACCACATTTTCTACCAGATTCTGTCCAACAAGAAGCCGGAAATTCTAG AGATGCTGCTGATCACAAACAATCCCTACGACTACGCCTTCATCTCTCAGGGGGAAACACAAGTCGCCTCCATTGATGATGCCGATGAACTGATGGCCACCGAT AGTGCTTTTGATGTGCTGGGCTTCACCCAAGAGGAGAAGAACTCTGTGTACAAGCTGACAGGCGCCATCATGCACTACGGGAATATGAAGTTCAAGCAGAAGCAGCGGGAAGAGCAGGCAGAAGCTGACGGCACGGAAG ATGCTGACAAAGCCGCTTATCTGATGGGCCTCAACTCTGCCGACCTCATCAAGGGTCTCTGTCATCCAAGAGTCAAAGTGGGGAACGAGTGGGTCACCAAGGGACAAAATGTCGCCCAG GTGAACTACGCTGTCGGAGCGCTCTCCAAGGCTGTTTATGAGAAGATGTTCCTATGGATGGTGGTCCGGATCAACCAGTCACTGGAGACCAAGCAGCCTCGCCAGTACTTCATTGGCGTACTGGACATCGCTGGGTTTGAGATCTTTGAC TTCAACACCTTTGAGCAGCTGTGCATCAACTTCACCAATGAAAAGCTGCAACAGTTTTTCAACCATCACATGTTTGTGCTGGAGCAGGAAGAGTACAAGAAAGAGGGCATTGAGTGGACTTTCATAGATTTTGGTATGGACTTGCAGGCGTGTATTGACCTGATTGAAAAG CCCATGGGTATCATGTCCATCCTTGAAGAGGAGTGCATGTTCCCCAAAGCCAGTGATGCCACCTTCAAAGCTAAGCTCTACGACAACCACCTGGGGAAATCCAGCAACTTCCAGAAGCCCAGAATTGTCAAAGGGAAACCGGAGGCCCATTTTGCCCTGATGCACTACGCCGGAACCGTTGACTACAACATCAGCAACTGGCTGGTGAAGAACAAGGACCCTCTGAATGAGACTGTGGTTGGTCTTTACCAGAAGTCTACCATGAAATTATTGGCGCTCCTCTTTGCTAATTACGCTGGGGCTGACTCAG CTATGAGTGAAGGCAGTGAAGgcaagaaggagaagaaaaggAAGGGTTCATCTTTCCAGACGGTGTCAGCCCTTCATCGG GAGAACCTGAACAAGCTGATGACCAACCTGAGGTCCACTCACCCCCACTTTGTACGCTGCATCATCCCCAACGAGACCAAGACTCCCGGGGCCATGGAGAACCCTCTGGTGATGCACCAGCTGCGTTGTAACGGCGTGCTGGAAGGCATCAGGATCTGCAGGAAGGGCTTCCCCAACCGGATCCTCTACGGAGATTTTAAACAGAG GTATCGCATTTTGAATCCTGCTGCCATCCCCGAGGGACAGTTTATTGACAGCAGGAAGGGAGCTGAGAAGCTCCTTGGATCTCTGGATATTGACCACAACCAGTACAAGTTTGGTCACACCAAG GTGTTCTTCAAAGCGGGACTGTTGGGTCTCCTTGAGGAAATGAGAGATGAGCGTCTCTCCAAGATCATCACCGCCATTCAGGCTCGATCTCGAGGTCTTTTGTCTCGTATTGAGTATCAGAAGATGGTGGAACGCAG AGATGCGCTCTTGGTCATCCAGTGGAACATCCGCTCATTCATGGGGGTCAAGAACTGGCCCTGGATGAAGCTGTTCTTCAAGATCAAACCTCTCCTGCGGTCGGCTGAAGCGGAGAAGGAGATGGCCAACATGAAGGAAGAATTCCTGAAGTTGAAAGAAGCGTATGCAAAGTCTGAAGCACGTCGGAAGGAACTAGAAGAGAAGATGGTCTCTCTTCTCCAAGAGAAGAATGACCTGCAGCTCCAAGTTCAGGCT GAACAAGACAATCTGTGTGATGCTGAAGAAAGATGCGAGGGGCTGATCAAAAACAAAATCCAGCTGGAGGCAAAAGCCAAAGAGCTGACGGAAAGactggaggacgaggaggagatgAATGCCGAGTTAATGGCGAAGAAGAGGAAGTTGGAGGATGAATGTGCGGAGCTGAAGAAGGACATCGATGACCTGGAGTTAACGCTTGCTAAAGTGGAGAAGGAGAAGCATGCCACTGAGAACAAG GTGAAGAATCTGATTGAGGAAATGGCAGCTTTGGATGAAATCATCGCCAAGCTGACCAAGGAGAAGAAAGCCTTACAGGAAGCTCATCAGCAAACCCTGGATGACCTTCAGTGTGAAGAAGACAAAGTCAACACTCTGACCAAGGCCAAGTCCAAACTGGAGCAGCAAGTGGATGAC ctCGAAGGGTCACTGGAACAAGAGAAGAAGGTTCGAATGGACCTTGAGAGAGCTAAGAGAAAGCTGGAGGGAGACTTAAAGTTGACCCAAGAAACGGTTATGGATCTGGAGAACGACAAGCAGCAGCTGGAGGAACGTTTGAAAAA GAAAGACTTCGAAATGAGCCAACTCAATGGCAAAATTGAAGATGAGCAAGCCGTGATCATACAGCTTCAGAAGAAGCTGAAGGAGCTTCAG GCGCGTGTCGAGGAGCTGGAGGAAGAGCTGGAGGCCGAGCGAGCCGCTCGAGCCAAGGTGGAGAAGCAGAGAGCAGACCTGGCCAGAGAGCTGGAGGAGATCAGCGAGAGGCTGGAGGAAGCCGGCGGAGCGACGTCCGTCCAGATCGAGATGAACAAGAAGCGGGAGGCCGAGTTCCAGAAGCTGCGCAGGGACCTGGAAGAGGCCACTCTGCAGCATGAAGCCACCGCAGCCACGCTGAGGAAGAAACAAGCTGATAGTGTTGCCGACCTGGGGGAGCAGATTGACAACCTGCAGAGAGTCAAGCAGAAACTGGAAAAGGAGAAGAGCGAACTCAGGCTGGAACTGGATGATGTGGTTTCCAACATGGAACAAATTGCAAAGTCTAAG ACCCATTTGGAGAAGACCAACCGAACTCTGGAGGATCAAATGAATGACTACAGGAATAAATGTGATGAGTGCCAAAGATCCCTGAATGACTTCAGCACACAGAAAGCCAAGCTTCAGGCTGAGAATG ATGAGTATTCCAGACAACTGGAGGAGAAAGACTCTCTCATTTCCCAGCTGACAAGAGGAAAGAATTCCTACAACCAGCAGTTAGAAGATCTCAAGCGACAACTAGAGGAGGAAATCAAg GCCAAGAACGCGTTAGCCCACGCCGTGCAGTCCTCTCGCCACGACTGTGACCTGCTGAGGGAGCAGtacgaggaggagcaggaggccaAGGCTGAGCTGCAGCGTGGCATGTCCAAGGCCAACTCCGAGGTGGCGCAGTGGAGAACTAAGTACGAAACTGATGCCATCCAGAGGACTGAAGAACTGGAGGAGGCCAA GAAGAAGCTGGCTCAGCGTCTGCAGGATGCCGAGGAGGCGGTGGAAGCGGTGAATGCTAAATGTTCCTCTCTGGAGAAGACCAAACACAGACTGCAGAATGAGATTGAAGATCTCATGGTGGACGTGGAGAGGTCaaacgctgctgctgctgctctggaCAAGAAGCAAAGGAACTTTGACAAG ATTGTGTCTGAGTGGAAGCAGAAGTATGAGGAATCTCAGTGTGAGCTGGAGGGATCTCAGAAGGAAGCCAGAAGTCTCAGCACTGAACTGTTCAAGTTAAAGAATTCCTACGAGGAGTCCCTTGACCACCTCGAAACCGTCAAGAGAGAGAACAAGAACCTACAGG AGGAGATCTCTGACCTCACTGAGCAACTCAGTGAGGGAGGGAAGACCATCCATGAACTGGAGAAGGTTCGTAAGCAGCTGGACCAGGAAAAGGGCGAAATTCAGTCTGGTCTCGAGGAAGCCGAG GCTTCCCTGGAGCACGAGGAGGGAAAGATTCTGAGGGCCCAGCTTGAGTTCAACCAGATGAAGGCTGAGATGGAGCGCAAACTCGCTGAGAAGGACGAGGAGATGGAGCAGAGCAAGAGGAACCTGCAGAGGACCGTGGACACCCTGCAGGGTTCACTTGAAGCAGAGTGCCGAAGCAGGAACGAGGCCCTTCGcttgaagaagaagatggagggAGACCTCAACGAGATGGAGATCCAGCTAAGTCAGGCCAACAGGCAGGCGGCCGAGGCTCAGAAACAACTCAAGTCTGTTCATGCGCATCTGAAG GATTGCCAGATCCAGCTGGATGAGTCTCTTCGTGCCAACGACGATCTCAAAGAGAACATCGCCATCGTGGAGAGACGCAACAACCTCATTCAGGCTGAGCTGGAAGAGCTGAGGGCTGCTCTCGAGCAAACGGAGAGAAGTCGCAAACTTGCCGAGCAAGAGTTGCTGGATGTTAGCGAGAGGGTGCAGCTACTGCACTCACAG AACACTGCTCTGATCAACCAGAAGAAGAAACTGGAGGCAGATACATCCCAGCTTCAGACCGAAGTGGAAGATGCAGTCCAGGAGTGCAGGAACGCTGAAGAGAAGGCCAAGAAGGCCATCACCGACGCTGCCATGATGGCAGAAGAGCTGAAGAAAGAGCAGGACACCAGTGCTCACCTGGAGCGCATGAAGAAGAACATGGAGCAAACCATCAAAGACCTGCAGCACCGTCTGGATGAAGCTGAACAAATTGCCATGAAGGGCGGCAAGAAGCAGGTGCAGAAGCTGGAGGCCAGG GTGAGAGAGCTGGAGAATGAGGTGGAAATGGAACAAAAGCGAAGCAGCGAAGCTGTGAAAGGCGTCCGCAAGTACGAGCGTCGCATCAAGGAGCTGACCTACCAG ACGGAGGAGGACCGCAAGAACCTTGCTCGTCTCCAAGATCTGGTCGACAAGCTGCAGCTGAAAGTGAAAGCCTACAAGAGAGTCGCAGAGGAATCG GAGGAACAGGCCAACGTTCACCTGGGGAAGTTCCGGAAGCTTCAGCATGAGCTGGACGAGGCCGAAGAGCGCGCCGACATTGCAGAGTCCCAGGTCAACAAACTCCGCGCCAAGAGCCGTGATGCTGGCTCCAAG AAAGGCTTTGAGGAAGAGTGA